One segment of Haliotis asinina isolate JCU_RB_2024 chromosome 12, JCU_Hal_asi_v2, whole genome shotgun sequence DNA contains the following:
- the LOC137257428 gene encoding uncharacterized protein — translation MNYSVALEQLAARWNRKLADTLDFEYHEFRTVLREIFNEPTDKAPLHNKVANRILNEATMVKKHYKDTFKREAQSATMAKYAEAMEKQLKLEERVRKAKKKYHRKKHALEHVQKSISEFPFRSDSSPKYQDLEVKRTELSRQATDTYLRYETRLRVDIMNRQEFIRDMRECESAYNDHELQRLLAVCDRVQEMLKDLAMLDGSERDPSRERLAKLQTMVQEFSATDAVSKYSELFAKEHTFQKFEDYQTHRQVDNKDSQATVDDNSDVDLDAPDSRELVLPTARTERESDTHMDRPATSPTPVIAWEPPGSDEGSEEEARRPRPYENTDKEALTASSVDVTKLSDVRVVAIRAHWSQQSTHLSYDVGQVIKQKLPANEDGMAYGWIRPKNYSKRRYGSYPADSVRLLAQKHKKQQ, via the exons ATGAACTACTCGGTCGCTCTAGAACAACTGGCAGCCAGATGGAACAGGAAGCTCGCCGATACATTAG ACTTCGAGTACCACGAGTTCCGCACCGTGTTAAGAGAGATATTCAATGAACCGACTGACAAGGCGCCGCTGCACAACAAAGTTGCCAACAGAATTTTGAATGAGGCGACCATGGTGAAAAA GCACTACAAAGACACCTTCAAACGTGAGGCCCAGTCCGCCACAATGGCGAAGTATGCCGAGGCCATGGAAAAGCAGCTGAAGCTTGAGGAGAGAGTTCGGAAAGCTAAGAAG AAATACCATCGGAAGAAGCACGCTCTGGAGCACGTGCAAAAATCCATATCGGAATTTCCGTTCCGAAGCGACTCGTCTCCGAAGTATCAGGACTTGGAGGTGAAGCGTACAGAACTGTCCCGCCAGGCTACCGACACCTATCTACGGTACGAGACTCGTCTCCGAGTAGACATCATGAACAGACAGGAGTTCATTCGA GACATGAGGGAGTGCGAGTCTGCCTACAACGACCACGAACTCCAGCGTCTGCTAGCTGTGTGTGACAGGGTCCAGGAAATGCTGAAGGACCTGGCAATGTTGGATGGGAGCGAGAG AGACCCTAGCAGGGAGAGACTTGCCAAGCTGCAGACAATGGTGCAGGAGTTTTCAGCCACGGACGCTGTCAGCAAGTACAGCGAGCTATTTGCAAAGGAACATACGTTCCAGAAGTTCGAG GACTACCAGACACACCGCCAGGTGGACAACAAGGACAGTCAGGCCACAGTGGACGACAACAGTGATGTGGACCTGGACGCACCGGACAGCAGGGAGTT AGTCTTGCCCACTGCTCGGACTGAAAGAG AATCAGATACCCACATGGATCGTCCCGCGACATCCCCGACCCCTGTAATAGCCTGGGAACCCCCGGGGTCCGATGAGGGGTCAGAGGAGGAGGCCAGGAGACCCCGACCTTACGAGAACACTGACAAGGAGGCGCTGACGGCGAGCTCAGTGGACGTCACGAAGCTCAGTGACGTCAGAGTTGTGGCCATCCGGGCTCACTGGTCCCAGCAGTCAACACACTTGTCCTATGACGTTG GTCAGGTGATCAAACAGAAGCTCCCAGCCAATGAGGATGGCATGGCCTATGGCTGGATCCGGCCCAAAAACTACAGCAAGCGTCGCTATGGATCCTATCCTGCCGACTCCGTCAGACTCCTGGCCCAAAAACACAAGAAGCAGCAATAA
- the LOC137257806 gene encoding cilia- and flagella-associated protein 20, which translates to MFKNTFQSGFLSILYSIGSKPLQIWDKKVRNGHIKRITDNDIQSLVLEIVGTNVSTTYITCPADPKKTLGIKLPFLVMIIKNLKKYFTFEVQVLDDKNVRRRFRASNYQSTTRVKPFICTMPMRLDDGWNQIQFNLSDFTRRAYGTNYIETLRVQIHANCRIRRVYFSDRLYSEDELPAEFKLYLPVQNNKGPK; encoded by the exons ATGTTCAAGAACACATTTCAAAGTGGATTCTTATCCATACTTTATAGTATTGGAAGCAAGCCTCTACAGATATGGGACAAAAAG gtCCGAAATGGGCATATCAAGCGAATCACAGACAACGACATCCAGTCACTAGTCTTAGAAATTGTTGGGACAAATGTTAG TACAACATACATTACGTGTCCAGCAGATCCAAAGAAGACCCTTGGGATCAAGCTTCCTTTCTTAGTGATGATCATCAAGAACttgaagaaatattttacatttgaagTTCAG GTATTAGATGACAAGAATGTAAGGAGGCGCTTCAGGGCTAGCAATTACCAAAGCACCACAAGGGTGAAACCCTTTATCTGCACGATGCCCATGAGACTGGATGATGGCTGGAACCAGATCCAGTTCAACTTGTCAGATTTCACCAGGAGAGCCTATGGAACAAACTATATCGAAACTCTTAGAGTACAA ATCCATGCCAACTGCCGTATTCGTCGAGTGTACTTCTCTGACAGACTGTATTCTGAGGATGAATTACCAGCAGAATTCAAACTTTACCTCCCCGTTCAAAATAACAAAGGCCCGAAATAA